Genomic window (Lycium barbarum isolate Lr01 chromosome 2, ASM1917538v2, whole genome shotgun sequence):
TACAAGACAAATATGGCCCTGAAGTGAGGAGGTCAGATGGTTGTCCTCACATAGTAGGACCAGTAGTGCAAAACCAGTAATCTTGGGGTTCTTATTTGTTGCAAGTGTGTATGCCATATGGAATGAAAGGAATAATAGGCGATTTCAGAAGATGGTGAAAGGGCCCCATGAAAGAGTGAAAGAGATCATCCTGCAGCTTCATATTGCAGGACAAAGACAGAGCAAATGGAATACCATACTGCAGAAACTCGATTGCTACCCCAGATAGAGGAGGACAGTGTGTGCTAGGGAAGAAATTGGGTTCCTGGACCCTTGACAACAAACATAGGAATAGATAGTATAGCAACAACTGTCCTTAAGAGTTATTTTGTTGGTTTATCTTTTTGAGATCTAGCTCTAGAGTCAAAATGAGCTAGTTGTACATAACTGTTACTTGGTTGAATGAAAAGTTTTCtcctttgaccaaaaaaaaaaaaaggaaggcaaTGACTAACTAGACAAAGGACGATTGGATTCACATTGACCTTTAAACAAATTTAAATAAAATCTGGATAGGAAGTAAAACAGGCAAGTCTCAAAGATGGGGATGAGGTACTTTGGGAGTTTAATTAACTCGTTAACTACAAGGAGAAGAGATTAACTTCAACCAAAATTTCACTTTACCCCACCACCATCTCATATGGATTAACATACCAGTTGTATATACGAACAAAAGAGAAATGCAGTAATAAGCCAAACCAAGATTGGCTGATATTAAATTCAAAGGAGCTCAACCGCGTGATGCCTACTTGGCGCACTCGGATTGGCTGAACTGGACTCTGAAAGTTCTGTAAATAATGCTAAGCTATCGTTTGGCCATagattaccaaaaaaaaatttgaaaaatcttatttggctgaaatttttcaaattttgaaaatgtGTTCGATCATAGTTTTTCAAAACATAAGCAACATGAAACATTACTTGTACCTACAAACATGAAACATGACTTCTAAAAACTATCAAGAGTATTCAACCATACCAAACAAACATACTTGTTAATTCCAAATTATGCAGAACCTTCACTGATGGTGTTCATTATTATTATCACAAATcatatcctatatacatataagtatcacaaatcatattcaatatacatataacaacggctaataacacaattatTAGCTACTACATTCACTAAATTAAAATTATTTACAAAGATCCATCACATTAAGAAAAAAAACAACGATAGTAACTAAATGGGATCTTTTTTTATAAAGTACAAAAGTTTAGGataaattttaaaaagtcaaTAGTTATATCTTGGGCTAAAAACAGATTTGGAGCGTATTTTGGGATTTGAAGATTTAGTTTTAAAATCTCCCAAAATTGCGAACTGATATTTTAAAAAACCTTCAGAAAAACTGCTCCCAAAATCTAGGTCAAACGGGAGCCGAGTGTTGGCCAAATTTTCCAGCGTTGAAAACATGGCTGAAATGCATTTAAAAAGTAACCAGATTTGTTAATCAGATGGTCAAAAGGATTTCAGTTGTAGCCAAAACTCTTTCAATTAAGGCCAAAACTTATACAATTAAATTAAATCCGAATACAAATTAAAATTCAGCCAATTTGGGATAAAATTGAGATAAATTAATTCTTCAATTAATTAATTGAGCTTCTTGATTTTAACaaagtaaaataattatttacaAACATGGATCAATTAAATCGTGAACAATAATTAACTTACTGACAATCTACTATGAAGCAAGAAAGTAGCAAATCTTGCAAAATTGAATACAAGTAGACTATAATTAAATATACATAGTTATCTCAACATGTTCACCAACTATATAAAGTGGTTATCACAACACAAGTTATGAACAAAAACATTTGACCATTCAAAATGGCACTCTCATATAACTTTGTCTCATTTCTTATAGTTTTTCCTAGGGGTGTACACATGGACTgggttggttcgaattttttaaacaccaaatcaaaccaattgcgccgggtttttaaatttatacaccaaaccaaaccaataaaattcgggttttccAACCTCAGGTTTtttcgggttattcggttttctcggatttttcgggttttttcccggaatagtcttgatacaaaacatataacttttacttcaaatatttctttagtcctggTAAGATACAACTacataattaaggtgtttcttaagaaaataacacaaaatgtcattgtattaaaatattcaacaaaagataataaaatcgattaaaataaatattgctaattaataagccataaagaaaatgaccataatctaaaataactaagtcatgctaaaataagtacggctaataagtattaattacatgacaaaaaaaaaaaactcaagttatgtatttttactctctaaaccaattatgcaaaactaaagaatagatatccaacatcattatcattcctagtggtaaattgaatttctttgttAGCAtaagtgttgagttggttttgatttggactttatttgaattactaacatccataggatataaaacttattgacattcaaaatttaagttcaagcttgaataatatgataatagataaaaaaaaaatacaaaaaaatttaagaaatatttataaattacattacaaataaatatttttatgtataaaatattttaaaaattgaaatacatgtaatgtcaggttggtttggttcggtttgactatttttagctaaaatcaaaccaattatggtcgattttattttttcaacaccaaaccaagtcaaaccaaaccactagttgggtttttttctcggtttgactcggtttggTACGGTTTGTCGATTTGCTTTGTACACCTCTACCTTTTCCACTATCAATATCTTTCACGCTAATGAGTGTGAAAGACGATTGAATAAACAACGTCTGCTTGAAATTAACAGAGAAAAAAGGCTGCATGCTTATCCGCTTTAAAGGCGGATCCTTGATCCAAAGATGCAAATCTTGAAGACCTTATGACAATCTCAATAGACTTATCACAAAAGAACGCACAATTCGTGCTTAATCTTATTGAAAAGTTGATTAACTAGACGAAAGACCAAACTTCACGGATTGATACTCATGGTGTTTGAGGAATTATAGCGGGGCTATTGATAATCTTGAAACATTGCCAGGCTTATTGAAGTCTAAAGAGTATCGCGATTTGAGAGATCATGCTTCCTATGCTTTAAATGATTCTTTTAAGTGTGATGACGGTTTTGTAGGACCAATTGTAGAACCGCCCCAACTCAAAGATGCTATTGACCATGTTGAAATATTTATTGATATTATTTTGGTTATAGTTGACAAACTATTGAAAGGGTGATACATAGAAATTACAGATTTGTGCAACGCATGTAATCGACTTGAAATATGAAAATTATTTTATGTTTTCCTTTTCGAATTTAGTTCAAGCACTTACATTTATCTTAATAACGGTCATTAGACACTATGTCTAGTATTTTAAATTCGCTGAGAGAAAAGACTACTAATCTTCTTTCAGGCGAATGATCtatcttttcaaaaaaaaaaatgtggagaTGGGCTCAGTATAAATGGGTTGGTTTCTATAGAAGAATGGCCACATTTCATGATAATTAGTACTATAAAAATTAGGAGGAAATGAGATTTTTTTAGCCTCTTACAATTTGTATATAAGAAAATGACTTTTTCAGATATTTTATGTATTTTTTCGGATCTCTTACGTATAAAAAATGAAGAACTCTTCCAAAAgggtcataaaataaaaaaaataaaaaaatgaaaagggcCAAATAGTCATTTCTCCCAAAAATTAGTTGGAATGCCAATGTCACTTTTTCCGTGGATGAAAATCCATTTCGAGCATACATTACTAGTTTGTAAGAGACCCTTCAAAAGTTAAATGACTTTGGGTGTGTTTTGTATGGaggaaaataaatatttttcaattttttttatgttCAAGAAAATTAGAGAAAATGACTTTTCTAGTGAAAGTAGGTAAAACAAGTTCCGAAAATGATATTCCACAATAGATTGTGTCATCCCCACTCTTCAACACAGCTCATCTTCACCCCCACTTTCGTAGCCCCCATCCCCACCACCCCAGACTCCTGCCTCCATCCCCAcccttatattatatataaatgcttttaattttttttttttacgtatcGAACACAGAAAAATGAGAAATCCACTTATTTTCTTGAAATACAATTTTCAAAACAACATTTTCCTTCCTACGAAACACATCCTTTATCTcaaaaaaatacataaataaCTTTGCTAAACAATTTTATTAAGTTACATTGAATGACCATTTAAGAAATTAGCTCAAAAAACAGAGAATGGGTTATCTATTGGAGCGGGTCGGAAAATGAAAgggaaaaggacacaaatggccATCCGAGTGAAACTATGACACCCGGTGGCTAGAATCTTAAAGGTcattttttagccttttcaaaaTAATTCAATTTTCTATCAATTTTTCAACTAATTCCATCATATGTATATAAgctgtatagaaagtgtatcatatacatatacaacagtgatacatattttatacaacaATGATTATATTGTGTATGTATAGAAAAAatgtataattagtaagtatacattaattatatatttattaaacaGGAATTATACGTTgattatacacaaaatatacaacaatgatatattttctatacatatactttagggatacatattatatatgataatgatacattttctatacgtGTGATACATTTTTTCTAaacatatacagtagtgatacaCATTCTATACACCAATTATTATACTgcatatgtatagaatatgtatcactactgtatatgtattttttgaaGGCTCATAATTTTTTCATTGATCTTTGATGGCGACTAAAGTCGCCACAAATAGTCCTGTTCTCTTTGCAGCGAATCTTTAGCGACGACTCTTGTGGCAACTGAAATTGCCACaaaaggtcttttttttttttttttttttttttgcaatgaaTGGGCTGAGCGGCTACCACCTGGTATTAATTTGGGCCGAAGGGCCACCTTGCAGTATTAGGCCCAAAATGGAGCCTATTTCGGCCTTTTTTTTGCTGGCCTTTTAATGTCCTTTTCCCTAAGTGAAATAGCTAAATAGTGTGGCTTCGGGTTTCCATTCTCCCGGACAATACCATATACAATATGGCAGTTACAGGAACAATATAAGAGGATTTAATCTAAAGATTGTAAATGATCCCTAAAAGCAAGTAAGTTACTAATGCTTTACTTTTACCTGGATCTACAATTAATTTACAAGATAGACAACGAAAAAAAGCTGATAAAATCAATATAATATGATTGGACTTCTTGGCATTCTAAGCCAAAAAGGCAATACTATGATCAAAACACATATCATATCTCTTCTAGTATTGTTATGTCTTCCTTCCGTCCGTTTTAATTTGTCcgttatattaaaaataaatattcatttttatttgtttgatttggaaatttgaagaaattACTAGTAGCTGCACAACTTTTAAAGCATGTTTAattaattattcttattgttaATTATTAAATTGGAAACTTGAAAGAATTGTTAGTGGCTGCACAACTATTAAAatatgtttgattgatttcaTCTATTTAGATGATTTCTAATAATTAGGTATGGAATTATTATTGCTTCCTTAAGGAGTGTGTAAAAAAAAacatggacaaataaaaatggacaagagagtataaagaaagaaaaagaaaaggacatGCTACTACTTCATATTAACAAGGAAAGGAAAAGATCAGaccaacaaaataaaaaataaagcacGCTACTTCTTTTATTAATACTTACTTACTAATCATGTTTTAAATTTTACATAAATGCTTCAGAACTGGCCATCTACTTGGTGATTGAAATCATAAGGAACAATGGAAGCACAATAATCAACAGCATGGTTCATAGTTGAAGTACTTGGCAGTGAAGAGCCATTTAACATACTCAATTCGTCAGCCCTCATATTTActtttttcttcaattcttcCAATGCAGTTTGAaattcttcaagttcttcaatcCCCATATCATTAGTACGTTCATTCCACCAAAATCCTCCATTATTATTACCATTCACTATCTTCGATTCATCGATAACCTCTTTCTTCCTCTTCTCCGCCTCTAATTCTCTACATATCTGAGAATAGTATTCGTTGTTCTGTTGCACAAAGTTGGATTGATGATCAACGGCGAGTGGTGACGATGATGTTGATTTTCCTGAGAGGTACCTGTTGAAAAAAATAATTCGAAGTTATAGGAAACGAAAGTTAGTTAAGATTTGATATTTAATTTCATGTCAAGTTAGCATTTATAGTTAAGtttatacactactaaaaaaaaatttattttccCACTGAAAATGTTCAGTGAATATTTCCTACGGAATGTCATTGGAAAAAAACTAAAAGTAGcattttcacaagaaaaaaatTAGGAAGTTTCCTTGTGTTTCAATGGAAAAATCATGTTTTAGAATAAATTTCCCATTGAATGTCAGTGGAAAAAATCTCTATTTCTAGTAGTGATATAGGAATATGTTTTcctgttttgagttaaagtaAGTTTCATACTAGTATAAATAGAAGTGCTACTAGATTTTTTCATTGTGGAGAACATTTAAAGATTTATTAGgttataaataaaatattttccttcagtACCTGTCGATAATGGCGTCAGCGTTGGGATGACCGAAGGCGAATAAACGTTGTCGTTTTAATGACTGAACGATGATAGCGATTTCTGCACCGCTTAAGATGCAAAGTTCGCTAGCTTTCTTGAAAAGACCCAAACGGCGTTTGGAAAAAGTAACGTGCCTACTGTTTTGGTTTGCTATTGGCTTGATTGCTATTTTCCTCcgcccttgagttttcttgacgGTAACGGCAGTGGAGTTGACGGTGTTAGTGTTCTTGGTATTATTAGTGTTCATGGTGGGAGAGAATTATTTATGGCTTTGTAAATTGAGGAGTTGTTGATTTATAATTTATAGATAGAGTACAATGTGTAAATCAAAGATTTGTTACATTCAAGAATCGGAAAAGATTTTATTTACTCGTTTTACTTGTAGTTGTAAGACGGAATTGGGTTTTAAATTTGGAAACTATTTATAGGAGTAAGAATTAGGAATTGCTTTTCCTTAATAGGAAAGGGAAGAATAATTGGGGAACTTCCTATAATTTTGGTTACTGATTGGAAAACTAGAATCTCTAATAGGAAAAAGCACAAgaaaatatatgtgtatgtaattGCGTGGCAAGCCTCGGATTTTTTCATAAGCATATTCTGTTTTTCaattacaccaaaaaaaaaaaaaaaaacacacatttACGAGGAACAAGACTAGCGGTTGGAAGGGATCTAGtaactcagttggttggctacttgAACTCACGTGGCCGACAGAGGGGAAGACGTGGCGCACCCATTCCCGCCAAAATAAGGAGGTTGGGATAGGTCGTCCGGGCGGTCAGATGCATGACTCattcacttcccgttactccgatagatcgttggtccgggaagcatggggctatctgtatacggtaaaaaaccGGATACGGGTCAATCCGGGGTAACTATGGATCGGAGAAAGAAAAGGGGCGAGAGTTCGTACGGGGACATCACCTTTCCGGATAAGCACTTTGATCAAGGCTGAGTGGAAGGGCCATCTGACCCGGTCTCTAAGCCACCGAGGGTTCGGGATCTCTTCCCGGTGTCTCATCACCATTGGTCCGGTCTCCGTGAGTCCGTTGGTTCGATGTGACCGTTGCTAGGACGCGTAAGTGGTATCACATCATGGCCAGCTGCCAACTGTGTGTGTGTCAGACGGCACCGTCAGTCAAATCCCACCAaacccgtgcaggggctgtcccttttattactattttattaaaCCCACATTGGAggaggcccatgggctcattaCTATAAATAGAGTACTCCCACCCCCCTTAAAGGGGTTGGTTCATCTTTTACTTTCAAGAACATTTtgtaacacaatatatatatatatatatattgatccaGTTCTAGTTAATCCATTATTGATCTTGTCTATTGCAAATTTGATCGTTTATGACGAACCTCTTCAATCAACTTGTCATATGCGTAGTCATCCGGTGTTTATGCTCTTTATTCGTGTATTAAAAAGCGTTCTTATCAACTCTTTGTAATCCATATTTaggcccaagcacatatcctatatccacatacaaattcaattggttaccaaatccggggtaaacagtttggcgcccaccgtggggctaggataatagtggtctttggccttaACTTCCACCGTATTCATCGAAACCAAAAACTCCCTCTCCGTCTCTGTGAAAACGATCCAAATGGCTAacgtcgaacaatccggtcatgtcaataataccgaggtagtggcggaaaacgaagggagcggactgcgggcattgccgaaccccgctgattcgaaccccgttgattcaagggaagGACTCAACCGACAAAACACCGTAGATCAAGAGAATGCCGTTCCACCGGCAACCGATCCTCTAAACACTCACCATTCCGATACGTTATCCCGGGATCGGGTCCGGAGAGAGCCGGACGCGCCAAATGACGGCATTAACTTgcgtttaatctttgaaatgcTGCAGGAACAAAGGGCGGCAATCACCGAGCAAGGGCTAGCGATTGCTCAGctgcagagcggaaagggtgaagcagggccggtAAAGTCAAAGGGTACGGCTGAAACCGGAAGAAACGGAGAACGAATGATCgagagcgacggctccggagccggctcctcAACTGAGGTCCTAAAACTGCTCGAGACCTTGGCGAAACGGGTGGATTTgaccgagaagagggtcgagacgtacaattatcgggtggaccagataccgggggctccacctctactgaaggggcc
Coding sequences:
- the LOC132622331 gene encoding agamous-like MADS-box protein AGL62; protein product: MNTNNTKNTNTVNSTAVTVKKTQGRRKIAIKPIANQNSRHVTFSKRRLGLFKKASELCILSGAEIAIIVQSLKRQRLFAFGHPNADAIIDRYLSGKSTSSSPLAVDHQSNFVQQNNEYYSQICRELEAEKRKKEVIDESKIVNGNNNGGFWWNERTNDMGIEELEEFQTALEELKKKVNMRADELSMLNGSSLPSTSTMNHAVDYCASIVPYDFNHQVDGQF